In Sphingomonas profundi, the sequence ACGGCGCCCATCTTCTGCCCCGCGCGCAGCGCCTGGGCGTGCTGCGCCATCGACATGCTCTCCTGCCCGCCGGCGACGACGATGGCGGCGTCGCCCGTCTTGATCGCCTGCGCCGCCAGCGCCACCGCGCGCAGGCCGGAGCCGCAGACCTGATTAATGCCGAAGGCGGTCGCCTCCTGCGGGATGCCGGCGTTGATCGCCGCCTGCCGGGCCGGGTTCTGCCCCTGGCCGGCGGTGAGCACCTGGCCGAGCACCACCTCGTCCACGTCGGCCGCCGCGACGCCCGCCTGGGCGAGCGCCGCCTCAATCGCGACGCGGCCCAGCTCGTGAGCCGGCACGCTGGCGAAGGCGCCGAGGAAGCTGCCGACCGGCGTGCGCTTGGCGGCGGTGATGACGACGTCGGACATGATGATTCTCCCCGGCATGGTGGCGCGCTTGGCCGCCGGCTCCTTAGCAAGGCGCCGCCGCCGCCGCCATATCACGCACGCGTCGCCGCGCGCAGCCACTGCGCCAGCGGCTCCCACAGCAGCGTGCGCGCCCGCCCGCCGACGATCATGCCGACATGGCCGAGGCCGAGCGAGAGGGGCGTGCCGATGCCCGGCGCGCTGGCGGCCGGCACGATGCGGTCGCTGGTGGAGATCACGTCCAGCACCGGGCAGGTCAGGCGGGCGGGATCGACCGGCGATCCCGCGACGATCCACTCGCCGCGCCCGGTGCGATCGCCGGTGAACAGATCGACCAGCAGCTCGCGCCCGGCCGCCAGGGTCAGGGGCGGGCCGTCATTGGCCCAATCCTCCAGCGCCACGAAGCCGGGGATCGCGGCCTCGGCCATGGCGCCGCGCCCCAGCCGCTCGAACTTGCCCACCGTGCGGGCGGGATCGAGCCGCCAGAAACTCGTCTGCAGCACCTCCATCGGCATCAGGCCCAGCCGCTCGGCCGCGGGCTCGGCGCTGCGCCACAGGTCGTTCAGGCTGGCGCGCGCCTCGTCCGGGAAGCCGGCGAAGCGCCAGGGCGCCGCGATCGTCACCAGCGCGGAAACGTCCGCACGCGCGGCGGCGGCGATCGTCATCGTGCCGCCCAGGCAGTAGCCGGCCAGCGCGGGCCGCCCGCCGAGCGCCGCGATCAGCGGCAGCAGATAGCGTTCGACATGGCCCGCCACCGAGAGATCGCGCTCGTCCGGCACGGGGCTGCCCCATTCCAGCAGCAGCGGCCGTACGCCCTGGCCGGCGAGCCAGCGGAGCAGCGAATTGTCCTCGGCGAGGTCCAGCACGCCGGGCGGGTTGATCAGCGAAGGCACGAACACCACAGGCGGCCCGGCGCCGCCGTAGTCGCGCAGCACGGCGCGGCCCACCTGCGCAGCGATCGGCCGCACCGGCGGGCGCGGCGGGCGCTCGGCCTCCTGATAGCGTCTCAGACCGGCCAGGGCATCGCGCATCCGCTGCGGCGATGCTGCGGTTTCGCTGCGCAGCAGGGCGATAAACAAAGGCAGCGGGCGGGGCCTGTGTTGCGGTGCGGCATAATCCTGTGCTACCATTCCGGCCTCTAAAGGATGGGATGGGGCGGCCATGGCGAAATCTTCTGGCGGATCGGGAACGGTCATCATCAAGAAATACGCCAATCGCCGGCTCTACAACACCGAAACATCGAGCTACATCACGCTGGAGCATCTCGCCGCGATGACGCGCGAGGGCCGCGACTTCAAGGTGATCGACGCCAAGTCGGAAGACGACATCACCCACAACGTCCTCACCCAGATCATCATGGAGGAGGAGACGCGGGGGCAGACGATGCTGCCGGTAAGCTTCCTGCGCCAGCTGATCTCGCTTTACGGCGACTCCATGCAGTCGATGGTGCCGCAATATCTGGAAGCATCGATGGATGCGTTCCGTCGCAACCAGATGCAGTTTCGCACCGCTATGGAAGGCGCCTTCACCGGCGGCCCGTTCGCCGAACTCGCCAAGCGCAACATCGAGATGTTCGAGGCGGCGACAAAGGCGTTCAAGCCCAAGCTGGGCGGCGCCGAGGCGCCCGCTGCCCCCGCCGCGCATCAGCCGGTGGAGGATGAGGTCGCCGCATTGAAGGACCAGCTGGCCGGCCTGCAGGCGAAGATCGACAAGCTGAGCGGTTGAGGGCCGGGACGGCGGCGGCTCGCCTCAGCCGAGCGGCTTGACGAACTTCAGGGTCATCCGGTCGCTCTCGCCGATGGCGACATATTTGGCGCGGTCGACGTCACCCTGGCTCAGGGTCGGCGGCAGCGTCCACACGCCGTTCGGCCAGTTCGCCGGATCCTTGGGATTGGCGTTCACCTCCGACTCCGCTGCCAGCTTGAAGCCGGCGGCGGTGGCGAGGCGCACCACCGTCGATCGCTTAATATACCCGCTGGTCTTCTCCAGCGCCGCATCCGCACTCTCGGGCAGGCGGTGATCCTCCACGCCCAGCACGCCGCCGGGCTTCAGCGCGCGGTAGAAGTCGACGAAGGCGCGTGCGGCCACATCGTCGCCGGCCATCAGCATGTTGTGCACGTTGCGGAAGGTGAGCACCACGTCTGCCGTTCCGGGCGGCGCGATCGTGGAGGGCGCCTTGACGTCGAAGATCGTCGTCGTGGCCTTGCCGAAGCGCGCGGGATCGCCCGCCAGCAGCTTCAGCGTGGCATCGCGATTCTTGCCGGGCGGCTGGGTGGCGGCGATGTAGTGGCCGCGCGCGGACAGCAGCGGCGCGAGGATCTCGGCATACCAGCCGGCGCCGGGCCAGATCTCCACCACCGTCTGGCCGGGCTTCACGCCGAAGAAGGCGAGCGTCTGGACGGGGTGGCGATATTGGTCGCGCGCGCGGTTGGCGGCGGATCGGGCCGGGCTGGCGACGGCCGCCGCCAGCGCATCGGCCGGCTTCGTCTGCACCGGCGTAGCGGCGGTGGCGGCAAGGGTGAGCGGTGCCAGCAGGGCGGCGAGAAAAAGGTGGCGCATTCGGTCTCTCCGCAACTAGGGCTCCAGGCCATGATGCGGGCCGGATGATCGACATGCAAGGGGCGCTCTGGATCGCGGCGGCGGCATCGGCCGGGCTGGCCGCCATCGCCGCGCTGGCGGACCGTCGCCGCGCCCGCCGCACGCGGCTGGACGCGGTCGGCTGGGTGCCGTGGCCGCTGGTGCTGCTGGCGGCGCTGATGGCGGCGGCCGTGTGCGCCGCGCTGGCGCTGAAGGGCTAGAGGCAGCTTTCCAGGAACGGCTGGTCGAAGCCGAACTGGCGCGCCTTGTCCAGCGTGTACGGGCGCAGGCCCATCGCGCGATACTCGCCCATGATCTTGCCGTCGGCGCCCTCGTCCATATACTCGAACTTGAACAGCTCCTGCGTGACGATCACGGCGCCTTCCATGCCGATCACCTCGGTGATGTTGGTCACGCGGCGGCTGCCGTCGCGCAGGCGCTTCACCTGGATGATCATGTCCACCGAATCGGCGATCTGGCGGCTGATCGCCTCCTTCGGCACCTTGATGTCCGACATCATCACCATGTTCTCCATACGCGCCAGCGCCTCGCGCGGGGAGTTGCTGTGCAGCGTGCACATGGAGCCATCGTGGCCGGTGTTCATGGCGGCGAGCATATCGAAACACTCGGCGCCACGGATCTCGCCCAGGATGATGCGGTCCGGCCGCATGCGCAGCGCGTTGACGACGAGATCGCGGATCGAGATCTGGCCGTTGCCCTCCAGGTTGGCGGGGCGCGTCTCCAGCGGCAGCCAGTGCGGCTGCTGGAGGCGGAGTTCGGCCGCGTCCTCGATCGTGATGACGCGCTCGCCGGGGTCGATCAGCTTGGAGAGCGCGTTCAGCATCGTCGTCTTGCCGGAGCCGGTGCCGCCGGAGATCACGATGTTGAAGCGGCTGGCGCCGGCGATCTTCAGCGCCGTCGCCATCTTGTCCGACATGCTGCCGCCCTTGGCCATCATGTCCAAGGTGATCGGCTTGGCCGAGAATTTGCGGATCGAGATCGCGGTGCCACGCAAGCTCAGCGGCGGCACGATGACGTTGACGCGGGAGCCGTCCATCAGGCGGGCGTCGGCCAGTGGGGTGGTCTGGTCGACGCGGCGGCCGACCTTGGAGACGATGCGCTGGGCGATCTGGAACAGATGCTCCTCGTCGCGGAAGGTGATCGGCGCGATCTCCAGCTTGCCCTTCTTCTCGATATAGGTCTGGTCCGGCCCGTTCACCATGATGTCGGTGATCAGCGGATCGTTGAGCAGCTCCTCCAGCGGCCCCAGACCCAGCAACTCGTCGACCAGCACCTTTTCCAGCGCGAACTGCTCGCGGCGGTTGAGCGTGATCTTCAGCTCGGCCAGCACCTCGCCGATGATCGGGCGGAATTCCTCGGCCAGCTCGTCCTTGCTGAGGGTGGCCGCGGCTTCCGGGTCGATCCGCTCCAGCAGGCGCGGCAGCACCTGCTCCTTGATCTTGTGGACGGAGGCGTCGAATCCTTCCTGCTTGCTGCTGCCGGCCTCTCCCGACGCATCCTGGCGGCTGGCGAGGCGAGCCATCGCGTCCATCGTGACGGGCACGCTGCTCTCGCCCGGGAAGGCCATCGTGTCGAGCGAGGGGAATTGCGCGCCGCCGGTCTCGACAGGAGCGGGGCCACCGCCGTGGAGCGGCCGCGCCACCCCGAAGGAGGGCCGCTGCCCGCCGCTCGAAGCTCCGCTGCGTCGGCCAAAAGCGCTCATCCGTTACACCCTCGATAGACGCGCCGGTTCGGCGCGTGGTCGGGAATGGTGAATAACGGCTAAGCTTTTACGATGTCTTACCGCCGGGCCGGCGGACGCCTCAGGCCTCGGTCGCGGCCTCGGCAAGCACGGTGAGGCCCTTCTCGTTCACCTCGGCGAAACCGCCCTCGACATGGATCCTGCCGGAGACGGTGTTCGGCCCCGAATAGACCGTCAGCTCGCCCGAGCGGACGACCGACATGAAGGGCGCGTGGCCGGCCAGCACGCCGAAATCACCCTCGGTGCCGGGCACCACGACCATGTGGACATCCTCCGAGCGAAGCAGCTTCTCGGGCGTGACGAGTTCGAAGTGGAGGGCCATGTCTGTCCTAGAGCTTTAAGAGCGCCACGATGAGCGCACCAACCGCGATCTGCGTTCCGATGAACCAAGTCAGCAGACGCGAGTGAACCGTCTCGATCTTGGCTTCGAGCCGAGCTTCCGCCTGGGAAAGGTCGGCCCGCAAGAGCTGAACGTCCGATTTTGTCGCCACGCCCTCGACAACGGCCTTGCCGATCGCCGCAGCTATCGCTTCCGCCTGTACCGACGATAGTTCGGCCGCACGAAGCTCCTTTGCAAGGGAAAGAGTGTCGACCGTCATCGACACGATCCTACGCTCTCTCCCCTGACGAGTCGACTATGCCGCTTCGGCCAGCTTCTGCGCCTTGGCGACCGCCTCCTCAATGCCGCCGACCATGTAGAAGGCGGCTTCCGGCAGATGGTCATACTCGCCGTCGACCACGGCCTTGAACGACTTCACCGTATCCTCGATCTGCACGAACTTGCCGGGGATGCCGGTGAACACCTCGGCCACGTGGAACGGCTGGCTGAGGAAGCGCTGGATCTTGCGGGCGCGGCTGACGGTGAGCTTGTCCTCCTCGGACAGCTCGTCCATGCCCAGGATGGCGATGATGTCCTGCAGCGACTTGTACTTCTGCAGCACCTCCTGCACCGCACGCGCCGTCTCGTAATGCTCCTGGCCGACGACCGCGGGCGTTAGCACGCGGCTGGTGCTGTCCAGCGGATCGACCGCCGGGTAGATGCCCAGTTCCGAGATGGCGCGGTTCAGCGTCGTCGTGGCGTCGAGGTGGGCGAAGGAGGTGGCCGGCGCCGGATCGGTGAGATCGTCGGCCGGCACGTAGATCGCCTGCACCGAGGTGATCGAGCCCTTGTTGGTGGACGTGATCCGCTCCTGCAGCGCGCCCATGTCGGTGGAGAGGGTCGGCTGATAACCCACGGCCGAGGGGATGCGGCCGAGCAGCGCCGACACTTCCGAGCCCGCCTGGGTGAAGCGGAAGATGTTGTCGACGAAGAACAGCACGTCCTGGCCTTCCACGTCGCGGAAATATTCCGCGTTGGCGAGGCCCGAGAGGGCGACGCGGGCGCGGGCGCCCGGCGGCTCGTTCA encodes:
- a CDS encoding alpha/beta hydrolase — protein: MRDALAGLRRYQEAERPPRPPVRPIAAQVGRAVLRDYGGAGPPVVFVPSLINPPGVLDLAEDNSLLRWLAGQGVRPLLLEWGSPVPDERDLSVAGHVERYLLPLIAALGGRPALAGYCLGGTMTIAAAARADVSALVTIAAPWRFAGFPDEARASLNDLWRSAEPAAERLGLMPMEVLQTSFWRLDPARTVGKFERLGRGAMAEAAIPGFVALEDWANDGPPLTLAAGRELLVDLFTGDRTGRGEWIVAGSPVDPARLTCPVLDVISTSDRIVPAASAPGIGTPLSLGLGHVGMIVGGRARTLLWEPLAQWLRAATRA
- the phaR gene encoding polyhydroxyalkanoate synthesis repressor PhaR; its protein translation is MAKSSGGSGTVIIKKYANRRLYNTETSSYITLEHLAAMTREGRDFKVIDAKSEDDITHNVLTQIIMEEETRGQTMLPVSFLRQLISLYGDSMQSMVPQYLEASMDAFRRNQMQFRTAMEGAFTGGPFAELAKRNIEMFEAATKAFKPKLGGAEAPAAPAAHQPVEDEVAALKDQLAGLQAKIDKLSG
- a CDS encoding class I SAM-dependent methyltransferase yields the protein MRHLFLAALLAPLTLAATAATPVQTKPADALAAAVASPARSAANRARDQYRHPVQTLAFFGVKPGQTVVEIWPGAGWYAEILAPLLSARGHYIAATQPPGKNRDATLKLLAGDPARFGKATTTIFDVKAPSTIAPPGTADVVLTFRNVHNMLMAGDDVAARAFVDFYRALKPGGVLGVEDHRLPESADAALEKTSGYIKRSTVVRLATAAGFKLAAESEVNANPKDPANWPNGVWTLPPTLSQGDVDRAKYVAIGESDRMTLKFVKPLG
- a CDS encoding CpaF family protein, translated to MSAFGRRSGASSGGQRPSFGVARPLHGGGPAPVETGGAQFPSLDTMAFPGESSVPVTMDAMARLASRQDASGEAGSSKQEGFDASVHKIKEQVLPRLLERIDPEAAATLSKDELAEEFRPIIGEVLAELKITLNRREQFALEKVLVDELLGLGPLEELLNDPLITDIMVNGPDQTYIEKKGKLEIAPITFRDEEHLFQIAQRIVSKVGRRVDQTTPLADARLMDGSRVNVIVPPLSLRGTAISIRKFSAKPITLDMMAKGGSMSDKMATALKIAGASRFNIVISGGTGSGKTTMLNALSKLIDPGERVITIEDAAELRLQQPHWLPLETRPANLEGNGQISIRDLVVNALRMRPDRIILGEIRGAECFDMLAAMNTGHDGSMCTLHSNSPREALARMENMVMMSDIKVPKEAISRQIADSVDMIIQVKRLRDGSRRVTNITEVIGMEGAVIVTQELFKFEYMDEGADGKIMGEYRAMGLRPYTLDKARQFGFDQPFLESCL
- a CDS encoding ATP synthase F1 subunit epsilon, with translation MALHFELVTPEKLLRSEDVHMVVVPGTEGDFGVLAGHAPFMSVVRSGELTVYSGPNTVSGRIHVEGGFAEVNEKGLTVLAEAATEA
- the atpD gene encoding F0F1 ATP synthase subunit beta, whose amino-acid sequence is MATAPTTNYTGRISQVIGAVVDVSFDGELPAILNALETQNGETRLVLEVAQHLGENTVRTIAMDATDGLTRGQEVRDTGSQIRVPVGPDTLGRILNVIGEPIDERGPVSHERTNPIHADAPLFVDQSTETAILVTGIKVIDLLAPYAKGGKIGLFGGAGVGKTVLIQELINNIAKGHGGVSVFAGVGERTREGNDLYHEFLDAGVIAKDADGNPTPEGSKVALVFGQMNEPPGARARVALSGLANAEYFRDVEGQDVLFFVDNIFRFTQAGSEVSALLGRIPSAVGYQPTLSTDMGALQERITSTNKGSITSVQAIYVPADDLTDPAPATSFAHLDATTTLNRAISELGIYPAVDPLDSTSRVLTPAVVGQEHYETARAVQEVLQKYKSLQDIIAILGMDELSEEDKLTVSRARKIQRFLSQPFHVAEVFTGIPGKFVQIEDTVKSFKAVVDGEYDHLPEAAFYMVGGIEEAVAKAQKLAEAA